The genomic DNA GGATATCCTGCCCAATAACCTGAAAGATTTTGAAAAAACGGAATACGATACACTATCAATAGATTTTAAAGATAAGCTGAGCAGCACAGTCAAACTGAATAAACCATTTTTACATGGCGTAGAACGGACAAAATTTGACCACCATTTAAGAAAGGGATTAAACGTTCATTATAATGAAAAGTTTATCGGCTTTAACAATGAAAAAAACAACATATCAGTCCATACGGATAAAACAACATACACCACAAAATTTCTTATCGGAGCAGATGGAGTGGGAAGCAAAGTTTCTATATTGAGCGGACTTGCCAGAAAAAAAAGATTCATCCTGGGAGAAGAAAAAGAAGTTTTTCAAAAAAATATCATAAAGCCAAATACTGCAAAATTATTCTTAGGGTACAATTATTTGGGTTATGGATGGATGCTCCCAAAACAAAATCATTATTCAGCAGGAAGTGGTGCATTACAAAAGTATTTTTTAAGCTCTTCTAAAGGAACTGTTGAAAAATTCGACAAAGGGAAAGGAGAAACAAAAATCTATCCGATATCTCTATGGGGAGGAGAAGAGCCCCTTACAAGCGGACGAATAGCGCTGGCAGGAGAAGCAGGAAATC from Caldisericota bacterium includes the following:
- a CDS encoding NAD(P)/FAD-dependent oxidoreductase; translated protein: MKNYSVIIIGGGPAGATVGQYLKEKNIDYLIIEKGGSYRDKVCAGGIPPGIMDILPNNLKDFEKTEYDTLSIDFKDKLSSTVKLNKPFLHGVERTKFDHHLRKGLNVHYNEKFIGFNNEKNNISVHTDKTTYTTKFLIGADGVGSKVSILSGLARKKRFILGEEKEVFQKNIIKPNTAKLFLGYNYLGYGWMLPKQNHYSAGSGALQKYFLSSSKGTVEKFDKGKGETKIYPISLWGGEEPLTSGRIALAGEAGNLVDPFTAAGIYPALLSGKLLAVVIENALKNGKNNLQKYNKLVI